In Bacteroidales bacterium, the following are encoded in one genomic region:
- a CDS encoding dipeptidyl peptidase 3 produces the protein MSRSDALIPVKEWGKITKKKTQNFNYVVDKFADLQILRYEVSGFDELALPQKTLLYYLSQAALEGRDILFDQNCRYNLAIRRTLEAVYEHYQGDRSTKEWSAFEVYLKRVWFSNGIHHHYGEEKFLPEFSQPFFTGVVKNIPSSALPLKKGQTVDQLLEELLPVVFDPKVMAKKVNQAEGEDLLLTSANNYYLNVTQAEAEAFYDAMKDPDDHTPVSYGLNSRLVKENGKLVEQVWKVGGMYAPAIEKIIFWLEKAANVAENPQQKAVIEKLAGYYRTGDLKEYDEYSILWVEDLDSQVDFVNGFTETYGDPLGLKASWESLVNFKNIEASKRTEIISKNAQWFEDHSPVDQRFKKEQVKGVTAKVITASMLGGDCYPATPIGVNLPNSNWIRKEHGSKSVTIENITEAYDKSSQGSGFAEEFYWSDTERELIKKYGFLTDNLHTDLHECLGHGSGKMLPGVSDDALKAYGATIEETRADLFGLYYIADHKLVELGLVPNDEAYKAEYYKFMCNGLMTQLTRIEPGKQIEESHMRNRALIARWVYEKGKAGKVVELKQRDGKTFVVINDYAKLRHLFGQLLAEIQRVKSEGDVSTAKILVETYAVKVDSGLHNEILARYKKLDIAPYKGFVNPVYRPAFDEKGNITDVVLDYTEGYAEQMMRYSKEHSWL, from the coding sequence ATGTCCCGTTCCGATGCATTGATCCCCGTGAAAGAGTGGGGTAAGATCACCAAAAAGAAAACTCAAAATTTTAATTACGTGGTAGATAAATTTGCAGATTTACAGATACTTCGTTATGAAGTAAGCGGATTTGATGAACTGGCGCTTCCGCAGAAAACATTGTTATACTATTTGTCGCAGGCAGCCCTGGAAGGCCGTGATATACTCTTTGACCAGAATTGTCGTTATAACCTGGCCATCCGGCGCACGCTTGAAGCGGTATATGAACATTATCAGGGTGACCGTTCTACCAAAGAATGGTCTGCTTTTGAAGTATATCTCAAAAGGGTGTGGTTTTCCAACGGGATACATCATCACTATGGTGAGGAAAAATTCCTTCCCGAGTTCTCACAGCCGTTTTTTACCGGTGTAGTTAAAAATATTCCTTCTTCGGCATTGCCTTTGAAAAAAGGACAAACTGTGGATCAACTGTTGGAAGAACTTCTTCCCGTAGTATTCGATCCTAAGGTGATGGCTAAAAAGGTAAACCAGGCAGAAGGTGAGGATCTGTTGCTTACGTCTGCCAACAATTACTACCTGAACGTTACACAGGCAGAGGCAGAGGCTTTTTATGATGCGATGAAAGACCCGGATGACCACACACCGGTTTCGTACGGCCTGAACAGTCGTCTGGTAAAGGAAAACGGGAAGCTAGTGGAACAGGTCTGGAAAGTAGGTGGTATGTACGCTCCTGCCATTGAAAAGATTATTTTCTGGCTGGAGAAAGCAGCCAATGTAGCTGAAAATCCTCAGCAAAAGGCCGTGATAGAAAAACTGGCCGGCTATTACCGGACAGGTGACCTGAAAGAATACGATGAGTATTCTATTCTTTGGGTGGAAGACCTGGATTCGCAGGTTGACTTTGTGAACGGGTTTACCGAAACTTACGGGGATCCGTTAGGTTTGAAGGCTAGTTGGGAATCATTGGTGAATTTCAAAAACATCGAAGCCAGTAAACGTACGGAAATCATCAGTAAAAATGCACAGTGGTTCGAGGATCATTCTCCGGTGGATCAGCGTTTCAAGAAAGAACAGGTAAAAGGTGTCACGGCAAAAGTGATCACCGCCTCCATGCTGGGAGGGGATTGCTATCCGGCTACGCCGATCGGCGTCAACCTGCCTAATTCGAACTGGATACGTAAAGAGCATGGCTCCAAGTCGGTGACTATTGAAAATATTACCGAAGCCTACGATAAATCATCGCAGGGAAGCGGATTTGCGGAAGAATTTTATTGGAGTGATACTGAACGGGAGCTGATTAAAAAATATGGTTTCCTGACAGATAACCTGCATACCGATTTGCATGAATGTCTGGGGCATGGTTCCGGGAAGATGCTTCCGGGTGTTTCGGATGATGCATTGAAGGCTTATGGGGCAACCATCGAGGAAACACGGGCCGATCTGTTCGGATTGTATTATATTGCAGATCACAAGCTGGTAGAGTTGGGGCTTGTTCCGAATGATGAAGCCTATAAGGCTGAATATTATAAATTCATGTGTAACGGTTTGATGACCCAATTGACCCGGATCGAACCAGGTAAACAGATCGAGGAATCGCACATGCGTAACCGTGCATTAATTGCCCGTTGGGTCTATGAGAAAGGTAAAGCCGGAAAAGTGGTAGAGTTGAAGCAACGTGACGGGAAAACATTTGTTGTGATCAATGATTATGCTAAGTTAAGGCATTTGTTCGGCCAGTTGCTGGCAGAAATACAACGGGTGAAATCGGAAGGTGACGTCAGTACGGCCAAGATACTGGTAGAGACCTATGCCGTAAAAGTAGATTCCGGATTACACAACGAAATATTGGCACGTTACAAAAAACTGGATATTGCTCCCTATAAAGGCTTTGTCAATCCTGTTTACCGTCCGGCTTTCGATGAAAAAGGCAATATTACGGATGTCGTATTGGATTATACGGAAGGTTATGCCGAACAGATGATGCGGTACAGCAAGGAACACTCGTGGTTATAA
- a CDS encoding NAD(P)-dependent oxidoreductase — MKILVTGASGFIGSFIIAEGIRRGYDMYAGIRSTSSKKYLPEEAHTVELNLGNKDELKKELAGLGRFDYIIHNAGVTKCNKKTDFEKVNYGYTRNFVEALIESDTVPKKFLFISSAAAFGPGDPNTLEPVKLTDTPRPDTLYGISKLKAEKYITSLKDFPYLILRPTGVYGPREKDYFVFLKTVNNHLEPAMGTKKQHLTFVYVTDLVNAMFLALESDYLQKAWFISDGKEYDNREYAAIVKKHLKKKALYLPVPLFLVKALSYTLDTVGGWFGISPTLNKDKYKIMRATNWKCDAEPLQKELGFKAEYDLDKGIEACVDWYKQEKWL, encoded by the coding sequence ATGAAAATTCTTGTTACGGGTGCCAGCGGATTTATCGGTAGTTTTATCATAGCGGAAGGAATCCGCAGGGGATATGATATGTATGCCGGTATCCGGTCTACCAGCAGTAAAAAATATTTACCGGAAGAAGCCCATACGGTAGAGCTGAACCTGGGTAACAAAGATGAATTGAAAAAAGAACTTGCCGGACTCGGCCGGTTTGATTACATCATACATAATGCCGGAGTAACCAAATGCAACAAAAAGACCGATTTCGAAAAAGTCAATTATGGATATACCCGAAATTTTGTAGAAGCATTGATCGAAAGTGACACTGTCCCTAAGAAATTCCTATTTATCAGCAGTGCTGCGGCATTCGGCCCGGGCGACCCCAATACGCTTGAACCGGTAAAGCTTACGGATACGCCCAGACCTGATACTTTATACGGTATCAGTAAGCTAAAAGCAGAAAAATACATTACCTCGCTGAAAGATTTTCCTTACCTGATCCTTCGTCCTACAGGTGTTTACGGACCTCGGGAAAAAGATTATTTCGTTTTCCTGAAAACGGTGAACAACCATCTGGAACCGGCCATGGGTACAAAAAAGCAGCATCTTACATTCGTGTATGTCACCGATCTGGTAAATGCCATGTTCCTCGCCCTTGAGTCGGATTACCTTCAAAAGGCATGGTTTATATCCGATGGAAAAGAGTATGATAACCGGGAATATGCAGCCATTGTAAAAAAACACCTGAAAAAGAAAGCGCTTTACCTGCCTGTCCCTTTATTCCTGGTCAAAGCTTTATCCTATACACTGGATACAGTAGGCGGATGGTTCGGCATCTCCCCTACCCTCAACAAGGATAAATACAAGATCATGCGCGCCACCAACTGGAAGTGTGATGCGGAACCATTACAAAAAGAACTCGGATTCAAAGCCGAATACGACCTGGATAAAGGAATTGAAGCATGTGTGGATTGGTACAAGCAGGAAAAGTGGTTATAA
- a CDS encoding Cof-type HAD-IIB family hydrolase — protein MYQAIICDLDGTLLNSQHTISKYTQEVIKAVKEKDMLICIATGRHHPDALAYQQMLGLDSYLITCNGAKIHDEKDREIFSGNMPADIAHDLIHTVVDSEIIRHVFQDEVWYCDQPGEIVTEAYKDSGVIPIDRPFHLIMGDITRVCFEYRRIPNKLFQLEETLIDRFGDQLNICFSSSIFLEVFRKGVSKGAAIQEILRQKGIDMNQTIAFGDSLNDYDMLKTVGKGILMGNSNLSLRHSLPGCEVIDTNDNDGLARYLEHLFL, from the coding sequence ATGTACCAGGCTATTATCTGTGATCTGGATGGCACTTTGCTCAATTCACAGCATACTATTTCCAAATATACACAGGAAGTAATCAAAGCTGTAAAAGAAAAGGACATGCTCATCTGTATCGCTACCGGAAGGCATCATCCCGACGCATTGGCTTACCAGCAGATGCTTGGCCTCGATTCATACCTGATCACCTGTAACGGTGCCAAGATACACGATGAAAAAGACCGGGAAATATTTTCCGGGAATATGCCTGCAGATATAGCACATGATCTGATCCATACTGTAGTTGATTCGGAAATCATCCGGCATGTTTTTCAGGATGAAGTATGGTATTGCGATCAACCCGGTGAAATTGTCACGGAAGCCTACAAAGATTCCGGCGTTATTCCGATCGACCGGCCTTTTCACCTGATCATGGGCGACATCACCCGGGTATGTTTCGAGTACCGGCGGATCCCGAATAAACTTTTTCAACTGGAAGAAACCCTCATCGATCGTTTCGGGGATCAATTGAACATATGCTTTTCTTCTTCGATTTTTCTGGAAGTGTTCCGGAAAGGGGTATCAAAAGGAGCTGCCATACAGGAGATACTCAGACAAAAAGGAATAGACATGAACCAGACTATCGCTTTTGGCGACAGCTTGAATGACTATGATATGCTGAAAACAGTGGGAAAAGGCATTTTAATGGGCAACAGCAACCTTTCACTACGTCATTCGCTTCCCGGATGCGAGGTCATCGACACGAATGATAACGACGGACTGGCCCGGTACCTGGAGCATTTATTTCTATAA
- a CDS encoding nitroreductase family protein — translation MQIESSQFLELLKQRQSVRKYLDTPVEKDKLERCLEAARVAPSACNAQPWKFVVVNDPELKDKLAGYTTSGPLVPMNHFTRQAPVLLVIVRESPNLTSKIGTILKDKPYTQMDIGIVALQFCLQATAEGLGTCIVGWFNEKKVKELLGIPKSKRAELIITLGYPASDQLRSKIRKQMDDICCYNHYQ, via the coding sequence ATGCAAATAGAATCAAGTCAATTCCTGGAATTGTTGAAACAACGGCAGAGTGTACGGAAATATTTGGATACCCCTGTAGAAAAAGATAAGCTGGAAAGATGCCTTGAGGCAGCACGTGTAGCGCCTTCGGCATGCAATGCACAACCCTGGAAGTTTGTGGTAGTAAATGATCCGGAGTTAAAAGATAAGCTGGCCGGCTATACCACTTCAGGCCCGTTGGTACCTATGAATCATTTCACCCGTCAGGCGCCGGTTCTGCTTGTGATCGTTCGTGAAAGTCCCAATCTGACATCAAAAATCGGAACGATCCTCAAGGACAAACCCTATACTCAGATGGACATTGGAATAGTGGCCTTGCAGTTTTGTTTACAGGCAACAGCCGAAGGATTGGGTACCTGTATCGTGGGCTGGTTCAATGAAAAGAAAGTGAAAGAATTGCTGGGCATCCCGAAAAGTAAACGTGCTGAATTGATCATTACGCTTGGTTATCCGGCATCCGACCAACTACGTTCCAAGATACGGAAGCAGATGGATGATATTTGTTGTTATAATCATTATCAATGA
- the holA gene encoding DNA polymerase III subunit delta: MTFEQIMTELKSGKFRPIYFLMGEEPYYIDVITDYIAENVLQEHEKAFNQVVMYGKDANVYAVLDAAKRFPMMSQYQVVIVKEAQNLKEIDKLQYYAEKPLKSTILVLNYKYKTLDKRSKLYKQLDKTAVVLDSKKLYDNQVPAWISNYLSGRGYTIAPAGSNLLTEYLGADLGKIVNELNKLMIVLPVHEKQITLEHIEKNVGISKEYNVYELQNALGEKDVLKANRIIRHFTQNPGNNPMVMVISSLYAYFVKILTYHYLADKSQAASALRVHPFFVKQYEASARKYPANKVVQVISILREYDLKSKGVGNTSASDGDLMREMVYKILH, encoded by the coding sequence ATGACATTTGAACAGATAATGACCGAATTAAAAAGCGGAAAATTCCGTCCGATCTATTTTCTGATGGGAGAGGAGCCTTATTATATCGATGTGATCACCGATTATATTGCGGAGAATGTGCTTCAGGAACATGAAAAAGCATTCAACCAGGTAGTTATGTACGGTAAGGATGCTAATGTATATGCTGTATTGGATGCGGCCAAGCGGTTTCCCATGATGTCGCAATACCAGGTAGTGATCGTAAAAGAAGCACAGAACCTGAAAGAGATAGATAAACTCCAGTATTATGCCGAGAAACCATTGAAATCGACCATACTGGTGCTTAATTACAAGTATAAAACGCTGGATAAACGGTCAAAACTATATAAGCAACTGGATAAAACAGCTGTTGTACTTGATTCTAAAAAACTGTATGATAACCAGGTGCCTGCATGGATCAGTAATTATCTGTCCGGAAGAGGGTATACGATTGCCCCTGCAGGTTCCAATCTGTTGACTGAGTACCTGGGAGCAGACCTGGGAAAGATTGTCAATGAACTGAATAAGTTGATGATTGTTCTTCCTGTTCATGAGAAGCAGATCACGCTGGAACATATTGAGAAAAATGTAGGGATCAGCAAGGAATATAATGTGTATGAACTGCAAAATGCCCTGGGTGAGAAGGACGTATTAAAAGCCAACCGTATCATCCGTCATTTTACACAAAACCCGGGAAATAATCCGATGGTGATGGTCATCTCATCTTTGTATGCCTATTTTGTGAAAATACTCACTTATCATTATTTGGCTGATAAATCCCAGGCTGCTTCTGCATTACGGGTACATCCTTTTTTTGTGAAACAGTATGAAGCCAGTGCCCGTAAGTATCCTGCCAATAAGGTGGTACAGGTCATTTCCATACTTCGTGAATACGACCTGAAATCAAAAGGTGTAGGAAACACATCAGCTTCGGACGGTGATCTGATGAGGGAAATGGTATATAAGATATTGCACTGA
- a CDS encoding L-rhamnose isomerase yields the protein MKESLIKSAYEAAKEQYAELGVNTEEVLKKMESISLSLHCWQTDDVLGFENPDGGLSGGIATTGNYPGRARTIKEAQDDLVKVTSLLPGKHRVNLHAIYGDFGGKLVDRDQIEPKHFQNWVDWAKANGLKLDFNCTLFSHPKAADGFTLSSKDKAIRDFWIEHVKRCRIISDYMGKELGSTSIHNIWAPDGSKDITVERYDYRKILCESLDAILKTDYAHMKDCIECKLFGLGSEAYVVGSHEFYMGYGISRNKMITLDMGHFHPTESVSDKISSLLLFSDELMFHVSRGIRWDSDHAVIFDDALMSFAQEIVRMDAVNKVHIGLDFFDASINRIGAYVIGSRSTQKAFMFAMLEPLAQLRKYEDSGRYFERLALLEESKMLPWNAVWNYFCMTNNVPSGLECIKDIEKYEADVLSKR from the coding sequence ATGAAAGAATCGTTGATAAAATCAGCTTATGAAGCTGCAAAAGAGCAATACGCCGAATTGGGTGTCAATACTGAAGAGGTATTAAAAAAAATGGAATCTATTTCATTGAGTTTGCATTGCTGGCAGACCGATGATGTATTGGGATTCGAAAATCCTGATGGCGGCTTATCAGGTGGTATCGCCACAACCGGAAATTACCCGGGACGGGCACGTACCATCAAAGAAGCACAAGACGACCTGGTAAAAGTAACTTCATTACTTCCGGGTAAACACCGGGTAAACCTACACGCCATTTACGGCGATTTCGGTGGAAAGCTCGTTGACCGTGACCAGATTGAACCCAAACATTTCCAAAATTGGGTAGATTGGGCAAAAGCCAATGGCCTGAAACTGGATTTCAACTGTACGCTTTTCTCCCATCCAAAAGCAGCGGACGGTTTTACATTATCCAGTAAAGATAAAGCCATCCGGGATTTCTGGATCGAGCATGTAAAACGTTGCCGGATCATCAGTGATTATATGGGTAAGGAACTGGGGTCTACCAGTATTCACAATATCTGGGCTCCTGACGGATCTAAAGACATTACGGTAGAACGTTACGACTACCGGAAGATTCTTTGTGAATCACTGGATGCTATATTGAAAACCGACTATGCACACATGAAAGATTGCATCGAATGTAAACTTTTTGGCCTGGGTAGTGAAGCTTATGTAGTTGGTTCCCACGAATTCTATATGGGCTATGGAATTTCACGCAACAAAATGATCACCCTGGATATGGGACATTTCCACCCCACCGAATCGGTATCTGATAAAATATCCTCATTATTATTGTTCTCAGACGAGCTCATGTTCCATGTAAGTCGTGGTATACGCTGGGACAGTGACCATGCTGTGATTTTTGATGATGCTTTGATGAGTTTTGCACAGGAAATCGTACGCATGGATGCCGTTAACAAGGTACATATCGGACTTGATTTCTTTGATGCTTCCATCAACCGTATCGGCGCATATGTGATCGGTTCGCGTTCGACGCAAAAAGCATTTATGTTTGCTATGCTCGAACCATTGGCTCAATTACGTAAATACGAAGATTCAGGCCGTTATTTTGAACGCCTGGCCCTGTTGGAAGAAAGTAAAATGCTTCCCTGGAATGCTGTCTGGAACTATTTCTGTATGACCAATAATGTGCCTTCCGGATTGGAATGCATTAAAGACATCGAAAAATACGAAGCTGATGTATTAAGCAAACGTTAA
- the rhaT gene encoding L-rhamnose/proton symporter RhaT — translation MNTLIGLLIIAIGSFGQSSSYVPIRKVKDWAWECFWLTQGIFAWLLFPYLGALMAVPSGESLLGIFSTASSDAIFKTIGFGALWGVGGLTFGLSMRYLGIALGQSLALGTCSAFGTLIPALLKGDNLFRGDGLILLIGVSIAIAGIAVIGYAGALKSKNMSEEEKKKAVKDFALKKGLLIALLAGVMSACFSLGLNAGIPIKEHLLKMGAPELYAGLPTTLLVTIGGFLTNAVYCIYQNIKNKTGKQYFSVSGNVLANNILFCALAGLLWYSQFFGLGVGQSFFEPNSVMMAFSWSILMSLNVLFSNVWGILLKEWKGSGQKTIVVLVIGLLILVVSIVFPQLMK, via the coding sequence ATGAATACACTTATTGGTCTTCTTATTATTGCCATCGGAAGTTTCGGGCAATCCAGTTCATATGTTCCCATCAGGAAAGTGAAAGATTGGGCCTGGGAATGTTTTTGGTTGACACAAGGCATCTTTGCCTGGTTGTTATTTCCGTATTTGGGAGCGCTTATGGCCGTACCGTCAGGCGAATCATTACTCGGGATATTTTCTACTGCCAGTAGTGATGCCATTTTTAAAACCATCGGATTTGGCGCCTTATGGGGTGTCGGAGGCTTGACTTTCGGATTAAGCATGCGCTATCTGGGCATCGCTTTGGGACAATCGCTTGCATTGGGTACCTGTTCGGCTTTCGGAACATTGATCCCTGCCTTGTTGAAAGGAGATAATCTTTTCCGTGGTGATGGACTGATCCTGCTGATCGGTGTAAGTATAGCCATAGCGGGTATAGCTGTAATCGGTTATGCCGGCGCGCTGAAATCAAAAAACATGTCGGAAGAAGAAAAGAAGAAAGCCGTCAAGGATTTTGCACTGAAGAAAGGCTTACTGATCGCTCTTCTGGCCGGAGTCATGAGTGCCTGCTTTAGCCTTGGTTTAAATGCCGGAATCCCTATCAAAGAGCACTTACTGAAGATGGGTGCCCCCGAACTGTATGCGGGTCTCCCGACTACTCTGCTGGTAACCATCGGAGGTTTTCTTACCAATGCTGTATATTGTATTTACCAAAATATCAAGAACAAAACCGGAAAACAATATTTCTCCGTATCGGGAAATGTATTGGCCAACAATATACTATTCTGTGCTTTGGCAGGATTACTATGGTATTCCCAGTTTTTCGGATTAGGTGTAGGACAAAGTTTTTTCGAACCCAACAGCGTAATGATGGCTTTTTCCTGGAGCATATTAATGTCCCTGAACGTATTGTTCAGTAATGTTTGGGGAATCCTGTTGAAAGAATGGAAAGGTTCCGGACAGAAAACAATCGTCGTCCTGGTAATCGGGCTGTTGATCCTCGTGGTGTCCATTGTTTTCCCTCAATTAATGAAATAA
- a CDS encoding sugar phosphate isomerase/epimerase, with product MKKKSFLLLISITCLSLTQGFAKKTEKSAWEPGLHAYTFRVYTFMETVQKSQSLGLKYIELYNGQRLGEGFDASEKLDFLNTDKATRNKIKKVLKDHGLTTVAIGVFSPRGRENWTTTFKFAKSMKIKMINSEPAPEDIPIIDRLASKYKIKVAIHNRPEPSPYSDPQAILNIVGSCGPYIGVCADIGHWIRSGMDPVECIRKMKGHIFSLYLKDLNAKGKEAHDVPWGTGICPVESILKELKEQKYNGFFPIRYEYNWTSSIPDIQQSIDYFYTVRNSIFP from the coding sequence ATGAAAAAAAAGTCATTCTTACTACTCATAAGCATCACATGCTTGTCCCTGACACAAGGGTTCGCAAAAAAAACGGAAAAATCCGCGTGGGAACCGGGTCTCCATGCATACACATTCAGGGTATATACATTCATGGAGACAGTCCAAAAATCCCAATCGCTCGGATTGAAATATATAGAATTATACAACGGTCAAAGATTAGGGGAAGGATTTGATGCCAGTGAAAAGTTGGATTTCCTGAATACGGATAAAGCAACCAGAAATAAAATAAAAAAAGTATTAAAAGATCATGGACTGACGACTGTAGCTATAGGTGTTTTTTCTCCGAGAGGCAGGGAGAATTGGACAACTACCTTCAAGTTTGCCAAATCCATGAAAATCAAAATGATCAATTCAGAGCCTGCGCCTGAAGACATACCCATCATTGACCGGTTGGCATCAAAATACAAGATCAAAGTGGCCATACATAACCGGCCTGAACCTTCCCCCTATTCGGATCCTCAAGCCATACTCAATATTGTCGGGTCATGCGGTCCTTACATTGGTGTATGTGCCGATATCGGCCATTGGATCCGGAGCGGCATGGATCCCGTCGAATGTATCCGGAAAATGAAAGGCCATATTTTCAGCCTGTACCTAAAAGACCTGAATGCAAAAGGTAAAGAGGCCCATGATGTTCCCTGGGGAACAGGTATCTGCCCTGTTGAGTCGATATTGAAAGAACTTAAAGAGCAGAAATACAATGGTTTCTTTCCTATCAGATACGAATATAACTGGACTTCTTCTATTCCTGATATCCAACAATCCATTGACTACTTTTATACCGTCAGGAATTCTATTTTTCCATAA
- the lptE gene encoding LPS assembly lipoprotein LptE — MTGATVGNAKTCQVNFFENRAEIVNPRLSLQVTEGLKDKIQANTSLNLVNNNADVLFEGEITGYSVQPQAVQASGTASKDRLTVTVKVKFTNEVSPELSYEKSFSRYAEYSSSQSFESVQSGLVDEILEQLMDDIFNEAFSTW, encoded by the coding sequence ATGACCGGCGCAACCGTAGGTAATGCCAAAACATGCCAGGTCAACTTTTTTGAAAACAGGGCCGAAATTGTTAATCCCAGATTGAGCTTACAGGTCACCGAAGGATTAAAAGACAAGATACAAGCCAATACAAGCCTTAACCTGGTAAATAACAATGCCGACGTATTGTTTGAAGGAGAAATTACAGGCTATAGTGTACAACCACAAGCTGTACAGGCATCGGGTACCGCATCAAAAGACAGGCTCACCGTAACGGTAAAGGTAAAATTTACCAATGAAGTCTCACCGGAGCTTAGCTATGAAAAATCATTCTCCCGTTACGCAGAATATTCCAGTAGCCAAAGTTTTGAATCTGTACAATCCGGCTTAGTGGATGAAATACTGGAACAATTAATGGACGATATCTTCAATGAAGCTTTTTCTACCTGGTAA
- a CDS encoding sigma-54 dependent transcriptional regulator produces the protein MDEIQRIKQRFGIIGNAPALNRAINVAMQVATTDLSVLITGESGVGKEVFPQIIHQNSTRKHGQYIAVNCGAIPEGTIDSELFGHEKGSFTGASDHRKGYFEVADGGTIFLDEVAELPMSTQVRLLRVLETGEFLKVGSSKVMKTNVRVIAATNVNVPESISRGKFREDLYYRLNTVPIYVPPLRERTDDIYLLFRKFAVDFAEKYHMPAIQLTEEAQRKLTACYWPGNVRQLKNITEQISVIEHQRTINVDTLQQYLPNQAQSQLPALYSKEDERSFSSEREILYKILFDMRNDVNELKKLVGDIMRGENLKETQLYSKPYVDVIAQHAQPTSVVPVVPIKNNAEIEDTLEIQDESLSIAEKEAELIKKALEKHDGRRRNAARELGISERTLYRKIKEYNLE, from the coding sequence ATGGACGAAATTCAAAGGATCAAACAACGTTTCGGTATTATTGGTAACGCACCGGCTTTAAACCGGGCGATCAATGTTGCCATGCAAGTGGCTACGACTGATTTATCGGTGTTGATTACAGGAGAGAGCGGTGTCGGGAAAGAAGTTTTCCCCCAGATCATTCATCAGAATAGTACAAGAAAGCATGGCCAGTATATAGCTGTAAACTGCGGTGCAATTCCTGAAGGTACGATAGATTCCGAACTTTTTGGACATGAAAAAGGCTCTTTTACAGGAGCTTCTGACCATAGAAAAGGATATTTTGAAGTGGCAGATGGTGGAACTATTTTTCTTGACGAGGTAGCTGAATTACCTATGTCCACCCAGGTACGTTTGTTACGGGTACTTGAAACAGGTGAATTTCTCAAAGTAGGATCATCCAAGGTAATGAAAACCAACGTACGCGTGATTGCAGCCACTAACGTTAATGTTCCCGAGTCGATATCCCGTGGTAAATTCAGGGAAGACCTGTATTACCGGCTGAATACGGTTCCGATATATGTTCCGCCACTCCGGGAGAGAACGGATGATATTTATTTACTTTTCAGAAAATTCGCAGTTGATTTTGCTGAAAAATACCATATGCCGGCCATCCAGCTGACCGAGGAGGCACAACGCAAATTAACCGCCTGCTATTGGCCGGGAAACGTACGGCAGTTAAAGAACATCACTGAACAGATTTCCGTAATAGAACATCAACGTACCATCAACGTAGATACATTACAGCAGTACCTGCCTAATCAGGCGCAATCCCAGTTACCCGCTTTATACAGCAAAGAAGATGAACGGTCTTTCTCTTCGGAAAGAGAAATCCTGTACAAAATCCTGTTTGATATGCGTAACGATGTCAATGAATTAAAAAAACTGGTGGGAGACATCATGCGGGGTGAAAACCTAAAGGAGACACAGCTGTATAGTAAACCATATGTAGATGTGATCGCCCAACATGCACAACCAACATCTGTCGTTCCCGTAGTACCGATAAAAAACAATGCTGAGATCGAAGACACACTCGAAATACAGGATGAGTCATTATCCATTGCCGAAAAAGAAGCTGAACTGATCAAAAAAGCATTGGAAAAACATGACGGTCGCCGGCGTAATGCTGCCCGGGAGTTAGGCATTTCGGAACGGACGTTATACAGGAAGATTAAAGAATATAATTTGGAATAG